From the genome of Marixanthomonas ophiurae, one region includes:
- a CDS encoding Xaa-Pro dipeptidyl-peptidase, with amino-acid sequence MIKYFLLLIIWSSTCTLIAQEKVKPIFKDGEAQIVTAFENPKDWIREDLWVETTFDTDGDNKMDRMHVAITRPKQTETEGLKLPVVYESSPYFAGVAPNVEGAFHDVKHELGDLGKEIVHPSVKRKGERPIISNSKINTWVPRGYIVVHSSSPGTGLSQGSPTVGGDNESLAPKAVIDWLNGRAKGYKTPYGDEEVKAYWTTGKVGMTGTSYNGTLPLAAATTGVEGLEAIIPIAPNTSYYHYYRSNGLVRSPGGYLGEDVDVLYDFIHSGDESKRAYADSVYRDTEIRNGIDRKTGDYNEFWAGRDYLNDMKPMKAALLMSHGFNDWNVMPEHSYRIYKAAEEMGLPTKIYYHQYGHGGPPPVSMMNRWFTKYLFGIDNGAEKGPKAYIVRENDSNDNPTAYANYPNPDAENVTLYLQKDGLKTGSLTNKKGKKQGKQTLIDDYTLSGDSLAQLANSKHRLLFVTPILKEDVHLSGLSTLKIKLASSKSAANLSVWMVSLPWNKEKKAKITDNIITRGWADPQNYKSLTESEPLKPGKFYELSFDLIPDDQVIPAGQQFGLMIFSSDNKFTLLPEPGTELTIDLDETNIEIPVVGGKEKFQKALKE; translated from the coding sequence AAACCAATCTTTAAAGACGGCGAGGCACAGATTGTCACGGCTTTTGAGAATCCAAAAGATTGGATTCGGGAAGACCTTTGGGTAGAAACAACATTTGATACCGATGGCGATAACAAGATGGATAGGATGCACGTAGCTATTACACGGCCCAAACAAACAGAAACTGAAGGGTTGAAGTTGCCTGTTGTATATGAGTCTAGTCCTTATTTTGCAGGCGTAGCCCCCAATGTGGAAGGTGCTTTTCACGATGTAAAGCACGAATTAGGTGATTTAGGAAAAGAAATTGTCCATCCTTCAGTAAAAAGAAAGGGTGAGCGACCTATCATTTCAAATTCAAAAATAAATACTTGGGTGCCTAGAGGATATATTGTAGTGCATTCTTCCTCTCCAGGAACAGGTCTTTCACAAGGATCTCCAACAGTTGGCGGGGATAATGAATCATTAGCTCCTAAAGCAGTAATCGATTGGCTAAACGGTCGTGCAAAAGGCTACAAAACACCATACGGAGACGAAGAGGTAAAAGCGTATTGGACGACGGGAAAAGTTGGTATGACAGGTACATCGTACAACGGAACGTTGCCACTTGCGGCTGCTACAACCGGTGTTGAAGGCTTAGAAGCAATCATTCCTATTGCACCGAACACTTCTTATTACCATTATTATAGATCTAACGGGTTAGTGCGTTCTCCTGGTGGATATTTAGGAGAAGATGTGGATGTTTTGTATGATTTTATACATAGTGGTGATGAATCTAAACGAGCGTATGCAGATTCTGTGTACCGTGATACCGAAATACGAAATGGGATTGACCGTAAAACAGGTGACTATAATGAATTCTGGGCTGGGCGCGATTATTTAAACGATATGAAACCAATGAAAGCCGCTTTACTAATGTCGCACGGTTTTAACGATTGGAACGTGATGCCCGAGCATAGTTACCGTATTTACAAAGCTGCAGAAGAAATGGGGCTGCCTACAAAAATTTATTACCATCAATACGGCCACGGTGGGCCACCACCAGTATCGATGATGAACCGTTGGTTTACAAAATACCTTTTCGGAATTGACAATGGGGCCGAAAAAGGACCGAAAGCCTATATTGTTCGTGAAAATGATTCAAACGATAATCCAACAGCTTATGCTAATTATCCAAATCCTGATGCCGAAAACGTTACGCTATACTTACAAAAAGACGGTCTTAAAACAGGGAGCTTAACCAACAAAAAGGGAAAAAAACAAGGTAAACAAACCTTGATTGATGATTATACGCTTTCGGGCGATTCGTTAGCACAACTAGCAAACTCTAAGCACCGTTTGTTATTTGTAACCCCTATTTTAAAGGAAGACGTTCATCTTTCGGGTTTATCAACCTTGAAGATAAAATTAGCCAGCAGCAAATCTGCGGCAAACTTGTCCGTTTGGATGGTTTCTTTGCCTTGGAACAAAGAAAAGAAAGCTAAAATAACAGACAATATTATCACAAGAGGCTGGGCAGATCCCCAAAACTATAAATCCCTAACCGAGAGTGAACCTTTAAAACCTGGCAAATTTTATGAACTTTCATTCGATCTTATTCCAGACGATCAAGTAATTCCAGCCGGACAGCAATTTGGATTGATGATTTTTTCTAGCGACAACAAATTCACGCTTTTGCCAGAACCTGGCACGGAATTAACCATCGACTTAGACGAAACAAATATTGAAATTCCAGTAGTGGGTGGAAAGGAAAAATTTCAGAAAGCTCTAAAGGAGTAA